One Thermodesulfobacteriota bacterium DNA segment encodes these proteins:
- the kdpB gene encoding potassium-transporting ATPase subunit KdpB: protein MTDIQKVHELAKLERRKVRRASLFERELVEAAVKKSFSMLNPVTIARNPVMFVTEIGAAVSTLVLALNIYQKSGAVVYTLWVTLILWITVLFANFAEALAEARGKAQADTLRKTRRKTMAHRMVNGGMEEVSSNELREGDVVYVSAGVIIPNDGEIVEGVATVDESAITGESAPVVREAGGDRSGVTGGTRVLSDSIKVQITAGAGESFLDRMIALVEGAIRQKTPNELALTVTLAGLTLAFLMVTGALYPIGKYFGVEIPIPTLVALLVCLIPTTIGALLAAIGLAGMDRALSANVLAKSGKAVELAGDVDTLLLDKTGTITIGDRQATEYFPLPDVTRDRLAAAAMYASFGDLTPEGKSIVKLGADTLGGAAPREATGEVIPFTAQSRLSGLDTTGGRRLRKGAPDAIKAFVTQSGGSVPESYQGIVDGIAKDGSTPISVAEGKEILGVISLSDVLKPGIRDRITRLRAMGLRVVMVTGDNPLTAAAIAREAGVDDFIAEAKPEDKLEYIRREQRSGRLVAMMGDGTNDAPALAQADIGVAMNSGTQAAKEAGNMVDLDSDPTKLIEVIEIGKQLLITRGAITTFSIANDVAKYFAIIPAIFLLAIPGLEALNIMGLSTPESAILSALIFNAVIIPILIPLAIKGVKYRPTGAEILLRKNLLVYGLGGVIVPFVGIKLIDTALGVTGLF from the coding sequence GAGCTCGTCGAGGCCGCGGTGAAAAAGTCTTTTTCGATGTTGAACCCCGTAACCATAGCGCGCAATCCGGTTATGTTCGTTACCGAGATAGGGGCGGCCGTGTCCACGCTCGTCCTCGCATTAAATATCTATCAGAAGAGCGGGGCCGTTGTTTATACGCTTTGGGTGACGCTCATCCTCTGGATAACGGTGCTCTTCGCCAACTTCGCCGAGGCTCTTGCCGAAGCGAGGGGGAAGGCCCAGGCCGATACCCTCAGAAAGACAAGACGGAAGACAATGGCTCATAGGATGGTTAACGGAGGCATGGAAGAAGTGAGCTCGAACGAGCTCAGGGAAGGGGACGTCGTGTACGTCTCGGCCGGCGTGATAATCCCGAACGACGGGGAGATCGTAGAGGGCGTCGCCACGGTCGACGAGTCCGCGATCACGGGCGAATCCGCTCCCGTGGTCAGGGAAGCGGGTGGCGACCGCTCGGGTGTCACGGGCGGAACCCGCGTCCTCTCCGATTCCATAAAGGTTCAGATCACGGCCGGCGCCGGCGAATCGTTCCTCGACCGCATGATAGCTCTCGTAGAGGGCGCAATAAGGCAGAAGACGCCCAACGAGCTCGCGCTCACTGTGACCCTTGCCGGGCTGACCCTCGCGTTCCTCATGGTGACCGGCGCGCTCTATCCCATAGGCAAATACTTCGGCGTCGAGATACCGATCCCGACGCTGGTCGCGCTCCTGGTGTGTCTTATCCCGACCACTATCGGCGCTCTGCTCGCAGCGATCGGGCTTGCGGGTATGGACCGGGCGCTTTCGGCGAATGTGTTAGCCAAGAGCGGGAAGGCGGTCGAGCTCGCGGGAGACGTGGATACGCTTCTTCTCGATAAAACCGGAACTATAACGATCGGCGACCGCCAGGCGACTGAATATTTCCCGCTGCCGGACGTTACCCGCGATAGACTTGCCGCGGCAGCCATGTACGCCTCGTTCGGGGACCTTACCCCTGAAGGAAAGTCTATCGTGAAGCTCGGCGCGGATACTCTGGGCGGCGCGGCTCCGAGAGAGGCAACGGGCGAGGTTATACCTTTCACCGCCCAGTCGCGCCTCAGCGGTCTCGATACAACTGGCGGACGCAGGCTGAGGAAAGGGGCGCCTGACGCGATAAAGGCTTTCGTGACCCAGTCCGGCGGCTCGGTCCCCGAATCATATCAGGGAATAGTGGACGGCATAGCTAAGGACGGAAGCACGCCCATATCCGTCGCCGAGGGGAAAGAGATACTGGGAGTCATTTCGCTCTCGGACGTGCTCAAGCCGGGGATAAGGGACCGTATCACGAGACTCCGCGCCATGGGTCTACGCGTCGTCATGGTGACGGGCGATAACCCGCTCACAGCGGCGGCGATAGCCCGCGAGGCGGGCGTGGACGACTTCATCGCCGAGGCCAAACCGGAGGACAAGCTCGAATACATACGGCGTGAGCAGCGCTCGGGCAGGCTCGTCGCCATGATGGGGGACGGGACCAACGACGCCCCTGCCCTCGCGCAGGCGGACATCGGCGTCGCCATGAACTCGGGCACGCAGGCGGCGAAGGAAGCGGGCAACATGGTCGACCTCGACAGCGACCCGACGAAGCTCATCGAGGTGATAGAGATAGGGAAGCAGCTATTGATCACGAGGGGGGCGATAACCACTTTCTCCATCGCAAACGACGTGGCTAAATATTTCGCCATCATCCCCGCCATATTCTTACTCGCCATACCGGGGCTAGAAGCGCTCAATATAATGGGTCTCAGCACACCCGAGAGCGCTATACTGTCTGCGCTGATATTTAACGCGGTCATTATACCGATACTTATACCGCTCGCTATAAAGGGGGTTAAGTACAGGCCGACGGGGGCTGAGATTCTACTGAGAAAAAACCTGCTCGTGTACGGACTCGGAGGGGTTATAGTGCCCTTCGTCGGTATCAAATTAATCGATACGGCCCTCGGTGTAACGGGGCTCTTTTAG
- the kdpC gene encoding potassium-transporting ATPase subunit KdpC: protein MKDNKENMGIGMQLVTSVRVVVFTMIVCCGLYTLLIFGIGQAVTPYTADGSLITDAQGKVIGSELIAQKFTRPEYFWPRPSASDYNAAGTAGSNLSPANPKLRDRALEIIGTMGTAEADPVPADLVTASGGGLDPHITLEAARYQAKRVADARGLPEEQITGLIENHALKTGGMLTPEPLVNVLLLNIELDKTVE from the coding sequence ATGAAAGACAATAAAGAAAATATGGGGATAGGCATGCAGCTCGTCACCTCGGTGAGGGTCGTGGTCTTCACGATGATCGTCTGCTGCGGCCTTTACACGCTTCTCATTTTTGGAATCGGCCAGGCAGTCACTCCGTATACGGCCGATGGCTCGCTCATAACCGATGCCCAGGGCAAAGTGATCGGAAGCGAGCTCATAGCCCAGAAATTCACGCGCCCCGAGTACTTCTGGCCGAGGCCTTCGGCGTCTGATTACAACGCCGCGGGGACTGCGGGGAGCAACCTCTCCCCGGCTAACCCCAAGCTCCGCGATAGGGCGCTTGAGATAATCGGCACTATGGGGACTGCTGAGGCCGACCCCGTTCCAGCCGACCTCGTCACGGCTTCAGGCGGCGGGCTCGATCCGCATATCACATTGGAAGCCGCAAGGTATCAGGCGAAGAGGGTTGCGGATGCGCGCGGGCTCCCGGAGGAGCAAATAACGGGCCTCATCGAAAACCATGCCTTAAAAACAGGAGGGATGCTTACTCCCGAACCGCTTGTGAACGTGCTACTCTTGAATATAGAGCTCGATAAAACAGTCGAATAA
- a CDS encoding PTS sugar transporter subunit IIA, producing MNGSRADSFLRMIRRSQRGRLKIYVGYSAGVGKTYEMLLEGRRLKQDGIDVVVGLVETHGRKETEALVEGLEVIPRKNVTYRGIEIGEMDLDAILERRPEVVLVDELAHTNVPGSRNAKRYQDVEEILSAGIHVISTLNVQHLESLYETIERATGVKVRERIPDRVVAEADQLVNVDVTTEDLRQRLVEGKVYTKESVDAALEHFFKETNLEQLRELTLRELAAQIDSRRREALDEETPSSPDQVMVCLSSRGPNSEALLRYTSRLAGRLNRNWYALYVQTSGEKPTVIDAETQRILSNTLALAQQLGATVFTYRGDDVVKTILQFAKEYRVGHIVVGSTRGKYPYWRRLAGQKSIVERLITESEGITIVVLDTSSLLEDGTYRPPAREPAAVEEEAPPVKPESLLAGMKVVLWKDQVDKEKAMKVLLETLCRDFPEIRESAWTALMEREKQGGTFAGEDILMPHARIPGLGRSLLALGVGKGGIKDRDSGRVAKIMFLMLSPAEEPAGHVELLGMIAKMCQESRWMKDVLASESPEEIRRIIEAHESAE from the coding sequence ATGAACGGCAGCCGCGCAGACAGCTTCCTCCGGATGATCCGCAGGTCTCAGCGCGGGAGGCTGAAGATCTACGTCGGCTACTCGGCCGGCGTGGGCAAGACGTACGAGATGCTGCTCGAAGGCCGCCGCCTGAAGCAGGACGGCATAGACGTCGTCGTCGGGCTTGTCGAGACGCACGGTAGGAAGGAGACCGAGGCGCTCGTCGAGGGCCTCGAGGTCATACCCAGGAAAAATGTGACATACAGGGGGATAGAGATCGGGGAAATGGACTTGGACGCGATACTCGAGCGCCGTCCCGAGGTCGTGCTCGTCGACGAGCTCGCGCATACTAATGTCCCCGGGAGCAGGAACGCGAAGCGGTACCAGGACGTCGAGGAGATTCTTTCTGCCGGGATCCACGTCATATCCACTCTCAACGTGCAGCACCTGGAGAGCCTCTACGAGACTATAGAGCGCGCGACAGGGGTGAAGGTCAGGGAGCGGATACCCGACCGCGTCGTCGCGGAAGCGGACCAGCTCGTTAACGTGGACGTCACGACCGAGGACCTCCGCCAGCGTCTCGTCGAGGGGAAGGTCTACACGAAGGAGAGCGTCGACGCCGCGCTCGAGCATTTCTTCAAGGAGACGAACCTCGAGCAGCTCCGCGAGCTCACGCTGCGCGAGCTCGCCGCGCAGATAGATTCCCGTAGGCGGGAGGCTCTCGACGAGGAAACGCCCTCGAGCCCCGACCAGGTGATGGTCTGCCTGAGCTCTAGGGGGCCCAACAGCGAAGCGCTTCTGCGCTACACGTCCCGGCTCGCGGGGCGTCTCAACAGGAACTGGTACGCGCTCTACGTGCAGACCTCAGGCGAGAAACCGACTGTGATAGACGCGGAGACCCAGAGGATACTCTCCAACACTCTTGCGCTCGCGCAGCAGCTGGGCGCGACCGTGTTCACGTACAGGGGCGACGACGTCGTGAAAACCATACTACAGTTCGCTAAGGAATACAGGGTCGGGCACATAGTCGTAGGCTCGACGAGGGGGAAATACCCCTATTGGAGGAGGCTCGCCGGACAGAAGAGCATCGTCGAGAGGCTCATAACCGAGAGCGAAGGGATAACCATAGTCGTCCTCGATACGAGCTCTCTGCTTGAAGACGGGACGTACAGGCCTCCCGCACGCGAGCCTGCCGCAGTAGAGGAAGAGGCACCGCCCGTCAAGCCCGAGTCTCTCTTGGCCGGGATGAAGGTCGTCTTGTGGAAGGATCAGGTGGATAAGGAAAAAGCGATGAAAGTGCTCCTCGAGACGCTCTGCCGGGATTTCCCCGAGATCAGGGAATCCGCGTGGACGGCCCTCATGGAGCGCGAGAAGCAGGGCGGCACGTTCGCGGGAGAGGATATACTCATGCCTCACGCCCGTATCCCGGGGTTAGGGCGCTCGCTGCTCGCGCTCGGCGTGGGCAAGGGGGGGATAAAGGACAGGGATTCGGGACGGGTGGCGAAGATTATGTTCCTCATGCTCTCGCCCGCCGAGGAGCCCGCGGGCCACGTCGAGCTTCTGGGGATGATCGCGAAGATGTGCCAGGAGTCCAGGTGGATGAAGGACGTGCTCGCCTCGGAAAGCCCCGAGGAGATAAGGCGTATCATCGAGGCGCACGAGAGCGCGGAGTGA